TGTTGAGCACGATCATGCCGACATCCTTGGGTCGGCTGGCAACCGAATAGGCGCGAGAGACGGGCTGAGGGCTTTGCGACGAGAGCTTGTCAATTCCGAGTTTTTTCCATTCGGCGGCATGCTGCGGTTCAAGCGCGATGCCGGAGAAGTCGAGACGATAGGCCGGTGCGGTGACCTGCACGAAATTGCCCGCACGAAAGTCGAATTCCGCGCCCTCCGGCAAGGCGAGCACGATTTCCTTGATCAAAGGCGTGACACTGCGCGACGATGCCACGCGGCAGTTCATCGTGGTGATGCCGAGCACCTCGTCCGGGACGGTGACGGCGAGGTCGTTTCGCACCACGATCTGGCAGGCGAGCCGCATTCCAGCCCGAACGTCGGCAGGAGAAAGCCGGGCGCGTTCCGTCGGCAACGGCTCTCCCGTACCCGTGACGCCGCTGACGCGGCACAGGCCGCACGTTCCCGCGCCGGCGCAGCCCGAGGGCACGGCGATGCCGTTGGAATTCAAAATATCGAGAAGCTTGAAATTCGCCAGAGCGCCAATCTCACGCCCGCCGTTAACGGTGACCGCCACGGGTCGCGACGGCAGCAGATACTCCCGAACCTTATGGACAACGGCTGCCAGCGCGACGAGCAGCAAGGAAATGAAGCCGATGCCGAGCAGGATCTCCGTCATAGCACGCGCACTCCCACAAAGGCGGAGAACGCCATGGACAGGAGACCGGTGACGATGAAAGCAATGCCGAGGCCCTGCAATCCTTCGGGGACATTGGCATAGCGCAGCCTCTCGCGGATCGCCGCGAGCGCGACGATGGCCAGCGCCCAGCCGATCCCGGTGCCGATCCCATAGACCGTGCTTTCAGTGAGATCATATTGCCGCTCGACCATGAACAGACTGCCGCCGATAATGGCGCAGTTGATGGCGAGCAGCGGCAGGTAGATGCCAAGCGCGCCGTAGAGGGCGGGCACGTAACGATCGAGCAGCATCTCGATGATCTGCACCATCGCCGCGACGATGCCGATGAAGGTGATCAGCCGCATGAAACCGAGATCGACATCCGGCAGCCCCATCCACGCGAGCGCCCCGGCACTCAGGATATAGGCGTGCAGCAGGTAGTTCACCGGCACGCTGAGCGATTGCACGACGATCATCGCAACACCCACGCCGAAGGCTGTTTCCACGCGCTTGGAGACGGCGAGGAAGGTGCACATGCCGAGGAAGAAGGACAGCGCGAGGTTTTCTTCGAAAATGGAGCGCTGGAACAGTTCGATCATGTCTCAGTCGTCCTTTGCTGCTCGCGCAACTCGAATTCAGGCGCTTCCCTCTGGCCCCGGCGCAGGCTGCGAACAGCCCAGACCAGAAGGCCAAGGATGATGAATGCGCTCGGCGCGAGCAGCATAAGACGGAGTGGCTGGTACCAGCCACCGTCGGCCACGAGTGGCAGCAGGCCGACGCCGAACAGGCTTCCGGCGCCGAACAACTCGCGGATGGCGGCGACAGTGAGCAGCACCAGGCTGTAGCCGAGTGCATTGCCGACGCCATCCACGATGCTGGGAACGACCGGATTGTGCAGCGCATAGGCTTCGGTGCGCCCGAGCACGATGCAGTTCGTGGCAATCAACGAGACAAACACCGTCAGCCGCTGGCTCATCTCATAGGCAAAAGCCTGCAACATCTGGTCGGCGACGATGACCAGCGAGGCGATGATGGTGATCTGCAGGATGATGCGCACGGAGGACGGGATGTGTCGGCGGATGGCGCTGATGACGCCTGCCGACAGGCCGAGCACGACGGTCAGGGCGATCGACATGGTGAGAGCGGTGGACATCGATGTCGTGACCGCCAGTGCCGAGCAGATGCCGAGGATATGGACGGTGACGGGGTTCTTGTCGATGAGCGGATCTGTCAGGTTGCGGAAAGGGATAGTCATTCGATCTCGCCTTTCTTCAGCCTGTCGAGAAACGGCCCGAAGCCGTGCTCGCCCATCCAGAATTCGAGCATGTCCGAGATCGCATAGCTCGTGACGCTGGCGCCGGAGATGCCGTCGACTTCATTGGGGCCGCTGGCATTGCCGCGCACCACGGAAATGGCGAAATCGCCATCGTCGAAGATGCGCTTGCCTGCCCATTGCGCCTGCCAACCGTCCTCGGCGACGCGGGCGCCGAGGCCGGGCGTCTCACCCTGCTCATAAACCGTGAAGGCGGCAACGGTGTCGAGATCGGCCTCCAGCGCCAGATAGGCCCGGATGGTCGACTGGTAGCCGGCGCCGCGGACCGGAAGCACAACGAGCGCCAGTTCCTCGCCGCGGCGCAGAAGATAGACAAGCGCGTGGTTTTCGCGGCGGCTGAGACCAGCGAGGTCGTCAGCGCGCGGCAGGGCCGAACTTCGCTCTGCGTCCGCCGCCGCCGCTCGCTGATCGAAGCTTCCCGGATCGACATCGGCGGCGACCGTTCCGCTTGCGAGGTCGATGACGAGCGTTTCGACGCCGCTTGCGCCAGATTCCTTCAATATCTCCCCGATGCCCGGAACGTTTTCCAGCATCTGCACCATGCGGCCCTGTTGCTGGGCGACGATATTGGCCTGCTGGATCGGCCGCAGGACGACCGCTGCGATGGAGACGGTAAAGCCGCAGCCAATGGCCACCAGAAGCGACATGCCGATCGTCTTGACGCCATCGGTGTTCGGACGGTTCAGAAAGCGGCGCCACATGCCCGGGCGCGGGCTGGGAGGACGAGCGTCAGCCATGTCGCCTTGCCCTCCGCCTTACATGGATCGCCACGACCACGTAATCGATCAATGGTGCGAAAATGCTGCTCATCAGGATCGCGAAGATCGCGGCTCCAAAAGTCGATCCGGCCTGCGAGAACAGGCCGATGAGCACGCCGGTCAGAATGCCCTGTGCAAAACGACCTGGATTTGTCGTGCAGGAACATACAGGATCTGCCGCCAGAAAGAGGATCGCGCAGCCGATCGCACCCGAAAGCAGGTTGACCGACGGATCGCTTCCCTGCGCCCAAACCATGAGGGCCATCGTGCAGTAGGCCGCAAGCAGCAATCGCCATGACGCCTGGCCGCTGAGGAGCAGGAGAACCAAAGCCGGAAGCAATGCCGCCAGAGGAATGTTTGGCCCGGCTCGATAGTCGATTTCAGTGAAGGAGAACATCACGAAGGCAAGGGCGGCGACGGCAGGATGCACGAAATTGCGCCCGCGCCCACCGAACACCTGTTCGGCGATCACCACGCCGAAGCTGACGCCCAAAGCGAGCTGCCAGAGCGGCGCATCGGCCGGGACAAGAAGGGCGATCAGCGTGGCGGCGACAATACCGTCAAGTCCCGGCCTGAGACCCCGGACACGTGTGAAGACATGCTGCCACGCAAGGGTCAGGCTGACAGAGATCAGCAGCCGCGCTGCGAACTGTTCCGTATCTGCGACAAGCGCGGACACGACCGGGACGATCACGCCGAGCAGCGCGGGCGTGGCGCTGTCGGACAACAAGGTGCGGCCGACGCGGCCCGCCTGCAGGTCATGGAAGAAGGCGATCATATCGCTTCCTCCAACTCATCGAGCGTCGCACGCAACAGGGCGCCATAATCCGTGCCCGACCCGTCGACATGGCTCAGGAGCGCCAGATCCTCTTCCACAAGTTCCAGCGCACCAAGTTTCGCGGCGGTTTCCACATCGCCCGTGCTGATGGCGCGCAGGAACGGCGCGGGCAGGATCCCGCAAGGCGCGGCCCGTTCATGAACGGCATTGGGAATGAGCGGCGCCGGAAATTGCTCGTTGAATGAGGTCAGGTAGCGCATGAGAAAGGAGCGCCGGAGCGGATGCCTGTGTGGGATGGCGGTGGCCTGCACGTCATAACGCCGCAGGAAATGCTCGACCGTTCCGCCGAGCGGAGAGCCCGAAAGCAACTGAACCGAGGGACCGGTGAGCGAGGCGCCGAAAAGATCTTTCAGATTCGCGCCTGCGGGAGCGACAACGAGGCGCGGACTGCACGTCCCCGGTCCGGTCAGCGCAACGACGCGCCGTGTCCATATCCGGCCCGTATCGAGCAGGCATCCCAGCGCGATTACGTCCTGATAGCCGATGTGCCAAACCATCCTGTTTACACCGACAGGATTGAGATGATGGATATGGGTTCCAACCAGACCCGCCGGATGCCTGCCCGCGAAACAGACAGCCTTGACGGCTTCGGGAACGGCCGGGGAGGCATCGGCCCCGTGACAGACGTAAACGGGACCGTCGGTCAGGTGACGCAGCGCCTCCGCGCCGAGACGAAACCATGATTCGAAGCGCCTTATGACGGGGGCCGGATCACCTGCGAGCGGCGCGGTATCGGTGGCTGTTACGAAAATCGCATCAGGAGCCTGCCGGGGATCGGCGAGCCGACCGAATGGCCGGGTGCGAAATGACTGCCAGCAACCGCTTTGGAGCAGGAGCGACTGCATGGTCATGCGATCTGGCCGTGAGGGCCTGTCGAATTCGACGGCGGCTTCGTCCTCGACGTCGATAATAATGGAATCGAGGCTTCTACGCGCGCCGCGCGAGATTGCGCGGATTGTTCCAGCAACAGGGGCTGTAAACGTCAGATGAGGGCGGTGACGATCCGTAAACAGCCGCTCGCCGGCTCGCACGGCTTGTCCGATCGCGACATCGATAACCGGGCGCAGGCGCGGGTAATCTTCTCCCATAAGCGCAACCGAGCGAGCCACGACCGCATCTTCAATCGTGTCTATCGGCTTGCCTTCCCATCGAAGATCGATCCCGCCCCTGATATGTACCTGCAAAAAATACCCCTCCCACGTAAGCGATGCTGGACGTTTCCCTTCCCGATCGGACATCAACCGGGCGTGGCCACCTAGGCGTTGCCTGACCCGGTTACATTTTCGGACAAGGCGATCCTCAGCTTCTCTTCCTGCTCTGGCGACAGGGACGTCTTGAGAACTCGACCACGCAGGCCTTCGAACTCCGCCAGCACCTTTTCCGGCTGGACCTTGCGGACAAGAACGAACAGCGCAGACGAATTGCTTGGAATGGTCTCGCCCAGAGACTTGATGAACGTATCGTCGATGCCATAGTCGGCAAGGGAGCCGGACAAGGCGCCGACACCCGCTCCCGTCAGGCCGCCAATGGCGATGCCGGCAAGCGGATTGAGAAAGAGCAGGCCCACAAGGCCGCCCCAGATCGTTCCCGAGAGAAGGCCCGATGTGGCGCCGAGAGCCGCCAGGTTAAGGCTCTGCTTGAGATGGACCTTGCCTTCGCCGTCACGAACGACGACGACGGCATCTTCCAGATCGACCAGATATTCTTTTCTGAGAGCAGCGAGCTTGAGAAGCACCTTGTCGGCTTCATCAACCGTATCGAAACCGACGACGACCAGATCGGACATGTTTTCTTCTCCTGTGTTGTAATCTCTTTTTGCCGACGGCCTGCGGGGCCCACCCACCCTGTTGGACGATCACGTCTTATCGCGAAAGAAAGATCGGGATTTTCGGATTGGCCAGAATGGTGCGTGTTGCGCTGCCGAAAACGAACTCGGTGATCCGGGACTGCCCATAGGCGCCCATGACCACCAGGTCGGCGCCAACCTCTTCCGCGCGCGACAGGATCAGATCACCGGCATTGCTGCCTTCCAGGCGGTCAAGCGTCACCCTGATCCCATGGCGCGCGAGATGGAGAGAGATATCGCTTCCGGGGTCCTCCCCCAGAAGCCGCGCGACCTTGGGCTCGGGAACAACGACGACGTGGACGGCGCGAGCGGTGGCCAGGAACGCCATCGAATCGGCAATGGCGCGGGCCGCTTCCCGGCTGGCATTCCATCCAACCACGATCGTCTCGGGCACGGCGCCATCGCTTTGCCAGAATGTGGGCAAAAGGATCGAAGGGCGACCGGAGGCGAAGATGATATCCTCCGAGACGGTGAGAGCCGTCTCAGCGCGGTCCGGGTCACGCCCCGTTCCGACGATCGCCAAGGCTGCGTGGCGGGCGTGCAGCATCAGCGCCTCGCCCGTTTCACCGGAACATATGCGAAGCTCGCAATTCACGCCGGTAGCGGACGCTACATCCGAAAGGAGCCCCCGCAGCTGCTCTTCGGCGTCATGCCGGCGCCCTTCGAAGGAGGTTATCATGCTGTTGATCGCCTGCCCTCGGGCGAAGCCATGGGAGGGAGTGGCGATTAAATCTTCCGGCACGAAGGCCACAACGACATGCGCATCCCATGCGCTTGCGAGTGAGACAGCATAATCAATATAAACCCGACAAACAGAAACATCGGCTGTATCGATATAAACGACAATATCTTTTGGCGTCTTCATTCCCCCCCTCGTCACCAAACATCAGCTTTACCCTAATGAACATACTCCGTGAGTCAACAGCTGATGATTGAGAGGGCGAAAATCCTTTTTCTTGTGCCTCACGATTGTGTCAGGGAGTCCGGCGGGCCAGCGTTCAGCCTTACCGTGTGCGGGGACGGTGGGCCGCAGGGTCGTTCTGAGGCGTGATTTCATTCGGGGCTGTGTTTTCCCCTTCCGGCGCGGATCTGGTCTCGTCTGTCTTTTTCAGGGCGCGGCTTGGAGAGAGTTCGTGCTGTTGCATCCGGCGTTTCTTTCGGACCTCCACGGTGAACGGTGTTGTTTGCTTCATTGTCGTTTCCAACCTCCGGTTCTTATTCGTGATTGCGGTCGATCCTGAGGGACCGTCGCAGCGCGAGCGCCAATGCGCTCAGGGCACAGCCGGTCACCATGACGTCGATCGCCAGCAGTGCGCCGATGATCCACAAACTGTTGACCGGCCAGCCCGCAAGGATGACAAGTGCAACAAGCACCGTCGCGGCGCCGGCCGCCGCGAGCCATAGCCAACCGGAAGCCGGGCGGATCGCCAGACCGGCGGCAGTCCTGACAATGCCTGCGACGAGCATGCTGAGAGCCATCAGTAGTGTCAGGAAAGTGGATGCCAGGACCGGGTTCCAGAATGTCATCACACCGGCCGCGACATAAAGCACACCGACAACGAGCAAACCGACAGTTTGGCCCCATCGCTTCATCTGAAATGCGAAGACGATATGCGCCGCACCCGCCAGTAGCATCGTGACACCGACAAAGAGGACGGAAACGACCGTGGCCAGCAACAGGTTGGAGAGGGCGACAAGAGCTATCAACACGAGCACGATGCCGGCGACCAGCAGCCATCGCCATCGCGATCGCAACAGTTGCAGGTCGGCGGCGTCGAGGCTTGCGGTGTAATTGAATATCATAAGTATTCTCCTGCGATAGTTGCGTGAAGAAAGCTGCTTCGCGTCGTGTCAGTTTCCGCCGACGATCTTGCCGGCAAGGACAAACGGGCTGGAAAGGACCGCGCCAGCCGAATTGAATACAAACGCTCCGGCTTGCCTGAGATTTCGGGGGTCGCTCGTTCCATCCCGGCCCGAAAGCTTCGGATAGTAGGCAGCGAGACCGACGAAACGATTGTGGCGGAAGCTGTCTGAGGCCTCGATATCCGATATATCGATCACCTGCACATTCGCCCTGCGCGCCGCCTCCTCGATTTTCGGATCCGTCACGTCAATCCTGCCCAGGCGCTGACGTTCTGTGGATAGAAATTCCGAGACCTTCAGCGCCCTGTCATCCTTGGAAACAAGGATTGTCATCGGCGGGTTCAGTGTCCCGATCGTCGCAAGCTGTGCCTGGAACACGTCGACATCGATATCGGGCGCCGCAAGCACGACCTGCAGTCGACGGATCGCCGCGTCCTTGCCGGTAAGCCGCAGTTGGCGCACGGCTTCCGTCGTCAGCCATCCCCCCATGCTGTGGCCGACGAGCGTGATGGGACCCTGGGTCTGTTTGCGCGCCAGGGTGCTGAGCAGATCCGCCAACTGGTCCCGCGAGAACGTCACCGCGTCCTTGTCGGCGACGTAGCCGCTCAAAGCGCCTTCGGACGGCCAGGCAAACAGGATCGGGGCGGCA
This DNA window, taken from Shinella zoogloeoides, encodes the following:
- the nqrE gene encoding NADH:ubiquinone reductase (Na(+)-transporting) subunit E, which produces MIELFQRSIFEENLALSFFLGMCTFLAVSKRVETAFGVGVAMIVVQSLSVPVNYLLHAYILSAGALAWMGLPDVDLGFMRLITFIGIVAAMVQIIEMLLDRYVPALYGALGIYLPLLAINCAIIGGSLFMVERQYDLTESTVYGIGTGIGWALAIVALAAIRERLRYANVPEGLQGLGIAFIVTGLLSMAFSAFVGVRVL
- a CDS encoding alpha/beta hydrolase, producing MATTRKRDENGVYSSGRSREVSYIRYTISIPPGHKAGNVEWPKSKPNPKTDFVTVDQHILDAATFEAEVTRKHNGKPPSVGVFVHGYNTNFTEAVYRIAQMTADAGVDAAPILFAWPSEGALSGYVADKDAVTFSRDQLADLLSTLARKQTQGPITLVGHSMGGWLTTEAVRQLRLTGKDAAIRRLQVVLAAPDIDVDVFQAQLATIGTLNPPMTILVSKDDRALKVSEFLSTERQRLGRIDVTDPKIEEAARRANVQVIDISDIEASDSFRHNRFVGLAAYYPKLSGRDGTSDPRNLRQAGAFVFNSAGAVLSSPFVLAGKIVGGN
- the nqrF gene encoding NADH:ubiquinone reductase (Na(+)-transporting) subunit F, whose protein sequence is MTEILLGIGFISLLLVALAAVVHKVREYLLPSRPVAVTVNGGREIGALANFKLLDILNSNGIAVPSGCAGAGTCGLCRVSGVTGTGEPLPTERARLSPADVRAGMRLACQIVVRNDLAVTVPDEVLGITTMNCRVASSRSVTPLIKEIVLALPEGAEFDFRAGNFVQVTAPAYRLDFSGIALEPQHAAEWKKLGIDKLSSQSPQPVSRAYSVASRPKDVGMIVLNIRLATPPPAKPHAPPGIVSSWLFGLREGDPIEVAGPYGHFGAQDTGREMVFIGGGVGMAPLRAIITDMLERQGSRRKISFWYGARSRGELFYADEFDELARRHENFRWVPALSEPARNDPWDGELGFVHDVVFRAYLKDHPAPEDCEYYLCGPPLMIEAIYAMLDECGVESESIFNDDFGI
- a CDS encoding Na+-translocating NADH-quinone reductase subunit A, coding for MQVHIRGGIDLRWEGKPIDTIEDAVVARSVALMGEDYPRLRPVIDVAIGQAVRAGERLFTDRHRPHLTFTAPVAGTIRAISRGARRSLDSIIIDVEDEAAVEFDRPSRPDRMTMQSLLLQSGCWQSFRTRPFGRLADPRQAPDAIFVTATDTAPLAGDPAPVIRRFESWFRLGAEALRHLTDGPVYVCHGADASPAVPEAVKAVCFAGRHPAGLVGTHIHHLNPVGVNRMVWHIGYQDVIALGCLLDTGRIWTRRVVALTGPGTCSPRLVVAPAGANLKDLFGASLTGPSVQLLSGSPLGGTVEHFLRRYDVQATAIPHRHPLRRSFLMRYLTSFNEQFPAPLIPNAVHERAAPCGILPAPFLRAISTGDVETAAKLGALELVEEDLALLSHVDGSGTDYGALLRATLDELEEAI
- a CDS encoding HdeD family acid-resistance protein encodes the protein MIFNYTASLDAADLQLLRSRWRWLLVAGIVLVLIALVALSNLLLATVVSVLFVGVTMLLAGAAHIVFAFQMKRWGQTVGLLVVGVLYVAAGVMTFWNPVLASTFLTLLMALSMLVAGIVRTAAGLAIRPASGWLWLAAAGAATVLVALVILAGWPVNSLWIIGALLAIDVMVTGCALSALALALRRSLRIDRNHE
- a CDS encoding DUF1269 domain-containing protein, producing the protein MSDLVVVGFDTVDEADKVLLKLAALRKEYLVDLEDAVVVVRDGEGKVHLKQSLNLAALGATSGLLSGTIWGGLVGLLFLNPLAGIAIGGLTGAGVGALSGSLADYGIDDTFIKSLGETIPSNSSALFVLVRKVQPEKVLAEFEGLRGRVLKTSLSPEQEEKLRIALSENVTGSGNA
- a CDS encoding NADH:ubiquinone reductase (Na(+)-transporting) subunit D, whose translation is MTIPFRNLTDPLIDKNPVTVHILGICSALAVTTSMSTALTMSIALTVVLGLSAGVISAIRRHIPSSVRIILQITIIASLVIVADQMLQAFAYEMSQRLTVFVSLIATNCIVLGRTEAYALHNPVVPSIVDGVGNALGYSLVLLTVAAIRELFGAGSLFGVGLLPLVADGGWYQPLRLMLLAPSAFIILGLLVWAVRSLRRGQREAPEFELREQQRTTET
- a CDS encoding universal stress protein, giving the protein MKTPKDIVVYIDTADVSVCRVYIDYAVSLASAWDAHVVVAFVPEDLIATPSHGFARGQAINSMITSFEGRRHDAEEQLRGLLSDVASATGVNCELRICSGETGEALMLHARHAALAIVGTGRDPDRAETALTVSEDIIFASGRPSILLPTFWQSDGAVPETIVVGWNASREAARAIADSMAFLATARAVHVVVVPEPKVARLLGEDPGSDISLHLARHGIRVTLDRLEGSNAGDLILSRAEEVGADLVVMGAYGQSRITEFVFGSATRTILANPKIPIFLSR
- the nqrC gene encoding NADH:ubiquinone reductase (Na(+)-transporting) subunit C, with protein sequence MADARPPSPRPGMWRRFLNRPNTDGVKTIGMSLLVAIGCGFTVSIAAVVLRPIQQANIVAQQQGRMVQMLENVPGIGEILKESGASGVETLVIDLASGTVAADVDPGSFDQRAAAADAERSSALPRADDLAGLSRRENHALVYLLRRGEELALVVLPVRGAGYQSTIRAYLALEADLDTVAAFTVYEQGETPGLGARVAEDGWQAQWAGKRIFDDGDFAISVVRGNASGPNEVDGISGASVTSYAISDMLEFWMGEHGFGPFLDRLKKGEIE
- a CDS encoding RnfABCDGE type electron transport complex subunit D, whose product is MIAFFHDLQAGRVGRTLLSDSATPALLGVIVPVVSALVADTEQFAARLLISVSLTLAWQHVFTRVRGLRPGLDGIVAATLIALLVPADAPLWQLALGVSFGVVIAEQVFGGRGRNFVHPAVAALAFVMFSFTEIDYRAGPNIPLAALLPALVLLLLSGQASWRLLLAAYCTMALMVWAQGSDPSVNLLSGAIGCAILFLAADPVCSCTTNPGRFAQGILTGVLIGLFSQAGSTFGAAIFAILMSSIFAPLIDYVVVAIHVRRRARRHG